The Triticum aestivum cultivar Chinese Spring chromosome 7B, IWGSC CS RefSeq v2.1, whole genome shotgun sequence genome window below encodes:
- the LOC123160193 gene encoding chloroplast processing peptidase isoform X1, translated as MAMAPPRLLRGLIAPMSPADWLPCHLQLLASSASLLHRWWLPSLARLRCPSCSDGFKLFLVLLLFSAALAEVRFVASASMAPTLRPGDRAVAEKVTYMFRKPSAGDVVFFRVPAALQNCGVNKDVVFIKRVVATPGDFIEVRQGQLIVNGVAQNEHYTAPHGGSYTMEAMRLPEDHVFVMGDNRNNSCDSRAWGPLPISNIVGRHIMSFTRSSLQ; from the exons ATGGCGATGGCGCCGCCGCGTCTGCTGCGGGGCCTCATCGCGCCGATGTCGCCGGCCGACTGGCTGCCCTGCCACCTGCAGCTGCTGGCCTCGTCCGCCTCCCTCCTGCACCGCTGGTGGCTCCCCTCGCTCGCGCGCCTCCGCTGCCCCTCCTGCTCCGACGGATTCAAGCTCTTCCTCGTCCTGCTCCTCTTCTCCGCCGCCCTCGCCGAGGTCCGCTTCGTCGCCTCCGCCTCCATGGCGCCCACCCTCCGCCCGGGCGACCGCGCCGTCGCAGAAAAG GTCACCTACATGTTCCGGAAGCCGTCTGCCGGGGATGTAGTCTTCTTCAGGGTGCCCGCCGCCCTGCAG AATTGCGGCGTAAATAAAGATGTTGTATTTATTAAGAGGGTTGTTGCCACCCCTGGAGATTTCATCGAG GTCCGACAAGGCCAGCTTATTGTTAATGGTGTTGCACAGAATGAACATTACACCGCACCCCATGGTGGGTCGTACACGATGGAAGCCATG CGCCTCCCTGAAGACCATGTATTTGTCATGGGTGATAACCGCAATAACAGCTGCGATTCTCGTGCCTG GGGACCTCTTCCTATCAGCAACATTGTTGGGAGACACATTATGTCCTTTACAAGATCCTCTCTCCAATAG
- the LOC123160193 gene encoding chloroplast processing peptidase isoform X2: protein MAMAPPRLLRGLIAPMSPADWLPCHLQLLASSASLLHRWWLPSLARLRCPSCSDGFKLFLVLLLFSAALAEVRFVASASMAPTLRPGDRAVAEKVTYMFRKPSAGDVVFFRVPAALQNCGVNKDVVFIKRVVATPGDFIEVRQGQLIVNGVAQNEHYTAPHGGSYTMEAMRLPEDHVFVMGDNRNNSCDSRACLW, encoded by the exons ATGGCGATGGCGCCGCCGCGTCTGCTGCGGGGCCTCATCGCGCCGATGTCGCCGGCCGACTGGCTGCCCTGCCACCTGCAGCTGCTGGCCTCGTCCGCCTCCCTCCTGCACCGCTGGTGGCTCCCCTCGCTCGCGCGCCTCCGCTGCCCCTCCTGCTCCGACGGATTCAAGCTCTTCCTCGTCCTGCTCCTCTTCTCCGCCGCCCTCGCCGAGGTCCGCTTCGTCGCCTCCGCCTCCATGGCGCCCACCCTCCGCCCGGGCGACCGCGCCGTCGCAGAAAAG GTCACCTACATGTTCCGGAAGCCGTCTGCCGGGGATGTAGTCTTCTTCAGGGTGCCCGCCGCCCTGCAG AATTGCGGCGTAAATAAAGATGTTGTATTTATTAAGAGGGTTGTTGCCACCCCTGGAGATTTCATCGAG GTCCGACAAGGCCAGCTTATTGTTAATGGTGTTGCACAGAATGAACATTACACCGCACCCCATGGTGGGTCGTACACGATGGAAGCCATG CGCCTCCCTGAAGACCATGTATTTGTCATGGGTGATAACCGCAATAACAGCTGCGATTCTCGTGCCTG CTTGTGGTGA
- the LOC123160193 gene encoding chloroplast processing peptidase isoform X3 has product MAMAPPRLLRGLIAPMSPADWLPCHLQLLASSASLLHRWWLPSLARLRCPSCSDGFKLFLVLLLFSAALAEVRFVASASMAPTLRPGDRAVAEKVTYMFRKPSAGDVVFFRVPAALQNCGVNKDVVFIKRVVATPGDFIEVRQGQLIVNGVAQNEHYTAPHGGSYTMEAMVQRYLYTQTPMGHY; this is encoded by the exons ATGGCGATGGCGCCGCCGCGTCTGCTGCGGGGCCTCATCGCGCCGATGTCGCCGGCCGACTGGCTGCCCTGCCACCTGCAGCTGCTGGCCTCGTCCGCCTCCCTCCTGCACCGCTGGTGGCTCCCCTCGCTCGCGCGCCTCCGCTGCCCCTCCTGCTCCGACGGATTCAAGCTCTTCCTCGTCCTGCTCCTCTTCTCCGCCGCCCTCGCCGAGGTCCGCTTCGTCGCCTCCGCCTCCATGGCGCCCACCCTCCGCCCGGGCGACCGCGCCGTCGCAGAAAAG GTCACCTACATGTTCCGGAAGCCGTCTGCCGGGGATGTAGTCTTCTTCAGGGTGCCCGCCGCCCTGCAG AATTGCGGCGTAAATAAAGATGTTGTATTTATTAAGAGGGTTGTTGCCACCCCTGGAGATTTCATCGAG GTCCGACAAGGCCAGCTTATTGTTAATGGTGTTGCACAGAATGAACATTACACCGCACCCCATGGTGGGTCGTACACGATGGAAGCCATG GTCCAGAGATACTTGTATACCCAAACTCCTATGGGTCACTACTAG